One genomic window of Alphaproteobacteria bacterium includes the following:
- a CDS encoding EAL domain-containing protein, which yields MQDAATRTDRLADPDDGPATAPLAAARAGAWLARAVESLGEGWALADAGGRLEDIAGAFFAMLDSPAPHRRPGARLRDVVWALRSDEVLSWPPDQGNTGWRWTARRQDGQAVALEARPLGGETWVLRARLGTDARMERAPTAGLYHAATRLPQQPLLIDRLQQAVERSRRTVTHRFALILIDLTATGEAAAFDDGQLRTIGHELVEAVRPADTVAHLDPHTLAVIVEPLRGDDAAVRVAVESVTENLRRALEDSDTGAAAVARFAIAIGDGASHPSDLVALGRQQLAEPTGAHAASPSIQRTAASIVGDGPYGASFAFAVEHDLRNRQACGLAVQCAELPKPQALLEALATHPTAGRWPGGWVPDLIVSLDQLPRLDALLTLKQTQTSWQPSGRLIVELDEGAVARDPEAAIQLVDAAVHREIRVGVHRFGLGDSSDALISHMPLTRLTLHARLVAEARQRVQARVRLAATIAWAHERRLRVVAARSDGADPDPQLTSMLANLGCDLHRGAAG from the coding sequence ATGCAGGACGCAGCGACCCGAACCGACCGCCTCGCCGATCCCGACGACGGGCCTGCTACGGCGCCGCTGGCCGCCGCGCGGGCCGGAGCATGGCTGGCGCGCGCGGTCGAGAGCCTGGGCGAGGGCTGGGCGCTGGCCGATGCCGGCGGCCGCCTCGAGGACATCGCCGGCGCCTTCTTCGCCATGCTGGATTCGCCGGCGCCGCATCGCAGGCCGGGCGCGCGGCTGCGCGACGTGGTCTGGGCGCTGCGCTCGGACGAGGTGCTGAGCTGGCCGCCGGACCAGGGCAACACCGGCTGGCGCTGGACGGCGCGGCGCCAGGACGGCCAGGCGGTGGCGCTGGAGGCGCGCCCGCTGGGCGGGGAGACCTGGGTGCTGCGCGCCAGGCTGGGCACCGATGCGCGGATGGAGCGGGCGCCGACGGCCGGCCTTTACCATGCGGCGACGCGGCTGCCGCAGCAGCCGCTGCTGATCGACCGCCTGCAGCAGGCGGTGGAACGCAGCCGGCGCACCGTCACCCACCGCTTCGCGCTGATCCTGATCGACCTGACCGCGACCGGCGAGGCGGCGGCGTTCGACGACGGCCAGCTGCGCACGATCGGCCACGAGCTGGTCGAGGCGGTGCGGCCCGCCGACACCGTCGCCCATCTCGACCCGCACACCCTGGCGGTGATCGTCGAGCCGCTGCGCGGCGACGATGCCGCGGTGCGGGTCGCGGTGGAATCGGTCACCGAGAACCTGCGCAGGGCCCTGGAGGACAGCGACACAGGCGCCGCCGCAGTGGCGCGCTTCGCGATCGCGATCGGCGATGGCGCCAGCCACCCGTCCGACCTGGTCGCCCTCGGCCGCCAGCAGCTGGCCGAGCCGACCGGCGCGCATGCGGCCAGTCCCTCGATCCAGCGCACCGCCGCCTCGATCGTCGGCGACGGCCCTTACGGCGCGAGCTTCGCCTTCGCGGTGGAGCACGACCTGCGCAACCGCCAGGCCTGCGGCCTTGCGGTGCAATGCGCCGAGCTGCCGAAGCCGCAGGCGCTGTTGGAGGCGCTGGCGACGCACCCGACCGCGGGCCGCTGGCCCGGCGGCTGGGTGCCCGACCTGATCGTCTCGCTCGACCAGCTGCCGCGTCTCGACGCGCTGCTGACGCTGAAACAGACGCAGACGAGCTGGCAGCCGTCCGGCCGGCTGATCGTCGAGCTGGACGAAGGCGCGGTGGCGCGCGACCCGGAGGCCGCGATCCAGCTGGTCGACGCCGCGGTCCATCGCGAGATCCGGGTCGGCGTGCACCGGTTCGGGTTGGGCGACAGCTCCGACGCGCTGATCTCGCACATGCCGCTGACCCGGCTGACCCTGCACGCCCGGCTGGTCGCCGAGGCGCGGCAGCGGGTGCAGGCCCGCGTGCGGCTTGCCGCGACCATCGCCTGGGCGCACGAGCGCCGGCTGCGCGTGGTCGCCGCCCGCAGCGACGGCGCCGATCCCGACCCGCAGCTGACCTCGATGCTGGCCAACTTGGGCTGCGACCTGCACCGCGGCGCCGCGGGCTGA
- a CDS encoding CAP domain-containing protein: protein MSDASALEQYMLELINAERAAVGAQPLAFNGNLNDAAEDHTVWMLATDTFSHTGQGGSSAGQRMQAAGYVFSGSWAWGENIAWQSTRGAAGYADDVANLHDSLMNSAGHRANILNTTYREIGVGVEVGEFSGWNAAMVTENFAKSGTAVFLTGVAFDDKDGDILYDAGEGLGGVTVDIVGSGGQHLQTTTQAAGGYQIALANGSYTVTFSAPGLESETRQVSINGSNVKLDYADPDPAGGGGGTVFGSEAKDIWYGALDDDIYFALGGNDTAKGRDGNDTIDGGAGRDYLVGHDGNDLLMGGADNDRLYGGAGNDILRGGGGNDYLRGDEGHDILQGEAGNDQLRGYAGNDTLIGGDGRDVMLGGTGADLFGNGGSDGLYDRVSDYSAAQGDAIIDGASYVFSGTNTYVYNAAGDLIMRLDRYDADSDGINYA, encoded by the coding sequence ATGTCCGATGCAAGCGCGCTGGAACAATACATGCTGGAGCTGATCAACGCCGAGCGCGCGGCGGTCGGCGCCCAGCCCCTGGCCTTCAACGGCAACCTGAACGATGCGGCCGAGGACCATACGGTCTGGATGCTGGCGACCGACACCTTCTCGCACACCGGGCAGGGCGGATCGAGCGCGGGCCAGCGCATGCAGGCGGCTGGCTATGTCTTCTCCGGCTCGTGGGCGTGGGGCGAGAACATCGCCTGGCAGAGCACGCGCGGCGCCGCCGGCTATGCCGACGACGTCGCCAACCTGCACGATTCGCTGATGAACAGCGCGGGCCATCGCGCCAACATCCTCAACACGACCTATCGCGAGATCGGCGTCGGGGTGGAGGTCGGCGAGTTCTCCGGCTGGAACGCCGCGATGGTCACCGAGAATTTCGCCAAGTCCGGCACCGCGGTGTTCCTGACCGGCGTCGCCTTCGACGACAAGGACGGCGACATCCTCTACGACGCCGGCGAGGGGCTGGGCGGCGTGACCGTCGACATCGTCGGCAGCGGCGGCCAGCACCTGCAGACCACCACCCAGGCCGCCGGCGGCTATCAGATCGCGCTGGCCAACGGCAGCTACACCGTCACCTTCTCCGCGCCGGGGCTGGAAAGCGAGACCCGGCAGGTCAGCATCAACGGCAGCAACGTCAAGCTGGACTACGCCGATCCCGATCCGGCCGGCGGCGGCGGCGGCACGGTGTTCGGCAGCGAGGCCAAGGACATCTGGTACGGCGCGCTGGACGACGACATCTATTTCGCCCTCGGCGGCAACGACACCGCCAAGGGCCGCGACGGCAACGACACCATCGATGGCGGCGCCGGCCGCGACTACCTGGTCGGCCACGACGGCAACGACCTGCTGATGGGCGGCGCCGACAACGACCGGCTCTATGGCGGCGCCGGCAACGACATCCTGCGCGGCGGCGGCGGCAACGACTACCTGCGCGGCGACGAAGGCCACGACATCCTGCAGGGCGAAGCCGGCAACGACCAGCTGCGCGGCTATGCCGGCAACGACACGCTGATCGGCGGCGACGGCCGCGACGTGATGCTCGGCGGCACCGGCGCCGACCTGTTCGGCAACGGCGGCAGCGACGGGCTCTACGACCGGGTCAGCGACTACAGCGCCGCGCAGGGCGATGCGATCATCGACGGCGCGTCCTACGTGTTCAGCGGCACCAACACCTATGTCTACAATGCCGCCGGCGACCTGATCATGCGGCTGGACCGCTACGACGCCGACAGCGACGGCATCAACTACGCCTGA
- a CDS encoding tartrate dehydrogenase has protein sequence MPTHRIAVIAGDGIGPEVMPHGQRAVEAAAAAVGASVAWTAFDWSCETYRHTGRMMPADGLDRLADFDAIYLGAVGFPGVPDHVSLWGLLIPIRRRFDQYVNLRPVRLLPGVTPPVRDRAPGDIDMMIVRENVEGEYSEIGGRLYGGTEAEMAVQETVFTRRGVDRILDYAFGLAASRPRRHVTSATKSNGIIHTMPYWDERFAAAKARHPGIATSQYHIDILTAHFVMHPDWFDVVVASNLFGDILSDLGPGVTGTIAIAPSANLNPERAQPSMFEPVHGSAPDIAGKGIANPIGMIWSGAMMLAHLGHPEAERLIVGAIEQVLGQGGPRTPDMGGRADTATVADAIRAAIGSA, from the coding sequence ATGCCTACGCACCGCATCGCCGTCATCGCCGGGGACGGCATCGGGCCGGAAGTGATGCCGCACGGCCAGCGGGCCGTGGAAGCCGCCGCCGCCGCGGTCGGCGCCTCGGTGGCCTGGACCGCGTTCGACTGGAGCTGCGAGACCTACCGCCACACCGGGCGGATGATGCCGGCCGACGGCCTCGACCGGCTGGCCGACTTCGACGCGATCTACCTCGGCGCGGTCGGCTTTCCCGGCGTGCCCGATCACGTCTCGCTGTGGGGCCTGCTGATCCCGATCCGCCGCCGCTTCGACCAGTATGTCAACCTGCGCCCGGTGCGGCTGCTGCCCGGCGTCACCCCGCCGGTGCGCGACCGCGCGCCCGGCGACATCGACATGATGATCGTGCGCGAGAATGTCGAGGGCGAGTATTCGGAGATCGGCGGCCGGCTGTACGGCGGCACCGAGGCCGAGATGGCGGTGCAGGAGACCGTGTTCACCCGCCGCGGCGTCGACCGCATCCTCGACTACGCCTTCGGGCTGGCCGCATCGCGCCCGCGCCGGCACGTCACCTCGGCGACCAAGTCGAACGGCATCATCCACACCATGCCCTATTGGGACGAGCGCTTCGCCGCGGCCAAGGCGCGCCACCCCGGCATCGCCACCAGCCAGTACCACATCGACATCCTGACCGCGCATTTCGTCATGCACCCGGACTGGTTCGACGTGGTGGTCGCGTCCAACCTGTTCGGCGACATCCTGTCGGACCTGGGGCCCGGCGTCACCGGCACCATCGCCATCGCGCCGTCGGCCAACCTGAACCCCGAGCGGGCGCAGCCGTCGATGTTCGAGCCGGTGCACGGGTCGGCGCCCGACATCGCCGGCAAGGGCATCGCCAACCCGATCGGCATGATCTGGTCCGGCGCGATGATGCTGGCTCATCTCGGCCATCCCGAGGCCGAGCGGCTGATCGTCGGCGCGATCGAGCAGGTGCTCGGCCAGGGCGGGCCGCGCACCCCCGACATGGGCGGCAGGGCCGACACCGCGACGGTGGCCGACGCGATCCGCGCCGCAATCGGCTCAGCGTAA
- a CDS encoding LysR family transcriptional regulator, translating to MQFTLKQVTYFLAVAEAGSLTGGAAQLGVSQSAVTESLQQLEARTGAALFSRHARGVDLTYQGHQFLRHAHAILASVADAERAISARPETVTGLLNLGVTSIVSGYFLAHVLARYRRLFPNVDVRVTEDERPYVEHLLVNGELDAGLVIVSNLKEAYALEHETLMRSRFRLWLPTEHPLCARPAVSLADLAGEPMVALAADEIAEQVRAHWATAGRSPRIVLRTSSVEAVRSLVATGAGLAILPDITYRPWSLEGDRIEARRLDEAMPPLDIGIAWRRGSAMPAPAARFIEMAREDAALRTR from the coding sequence ATGCAGTTCACCTTGAAGCAGGTCACCTATTTCCTGGCGGTCGCCGAGGCCGGCTCCCTGACCGGCGGCGCGGCGCAGCTGGGCGTCTCGCAGTCGGCGGTGACCGAATCGCTGCAGCAGCTCGAGGCGCGGACCGGGGCGGCGCTGTTCAGCCGCCACGCCCGCGGCGTCGACCTCACCTACCAGGGCCACCAGTTCCTGCGCCACGCTCACGCCATCCTGGCCTCGGTGGCCGATGCCGAGCGCGCGATCTCGGCGCGGCCGGAGACGGTGACCGGCCTGCTCAACCTCGGCGTCACCAGCATCGTCTCGGGCTACTTCCTGGCCCATGTGCTGGCGCGCTATCGCCGGCTGTTCCCCAATGTCGACGTCCGCGTCACCGAGGACGAGCGGCCCTATGTCGAGCACCTGCTGGTCAACGGCGAGCTCGATGCCGGCCTGGTCATCGTCTCCAACCTGAAGGAGGCCTATGCGCTGGAGCACGAGACGCTGATGCGCTCGCGCTTCCGGCTGTGGCTGCCGACCGAGCATCCGCTGTGCGCGCGGCCGGCCGTGTCGCTGGCCGACCTGGCCGGGGAGCCGATGGTGGCGCTGGCCGCGGACGAGATCGCGGAGCAGGTGCGCGCCCATTGGGCGACCGCCGGCCGCAGCCCGCGCATCGTGCTGCGCACCTCGTCGGTCGAGGCGGTGCGCAGCCTGGTCGCCACCGGCGCCGGTCTCGCCATCCTGCCCGACATCACCTACCGGCCGTGGTCGCTGGAGGGCGACCGCATCGAGGCGCGCCGGCTGGACGAGGCGATGCCGCCGCTGGACATCGGCATCGCCTGGCGGCGCGGCTCGGCGATGCCGGCGCCGGCCGCCCGCTTCATCGAGATGGCGCGCGAGGACGCAGCGCTGCGCACCCGATAG
- a CDS encoding ABC transporter substrate-binding protein, which produces MSAILRWTGAAAALALGGLATPATAQLTEAMSAVGDGEGEVRIVAWPGYIERGETDPAYDWVTGFEADTGCMVKVQTAATSDEMVALMNEGGFDLVTASGDASLRLIYGEQVQPINIALVPSWGTVDPRLQDAPWHTVGGVHYGVPYQWGSNVLAYNTEVFPEPPQSWSVVFAETTLPDGQSNVGRVEAFDGPIHIADAALYLMHNQPDLGITNPYELNETQYAAALDLLRQQRELVLRYWHDAFVQIDDFTNEGVVASGSWPFQVNILQAGGAPIASTIPAEGATGWADTLMLHAEAPNPNCAYKFLEHSLSSNLQGDLAAWFGSVPAVPAACGTSELLGPEGCKVNGMDDFDKIWFWRTPLAECDSQEACVPYYRWVTDYIAVLGGR; this is translated from the coding sequence ATGAGTGCGATACTGCGATGGACGGGTGCGGCCGCGGCGCTGGCGCTGGGCGGGCTGGCGACGCCGGCAACGGCACAGCTGACCGAGGCGATGAGCGCGGTCGGCGACGGCGAGGGCGAGGTCCGCATCGTGGCCTGGCCGGGCTATATCGAGCGCGGCGAGACCGACCCGGCCTATGACTGGGTCACCGGCTTCGAGGCCGACACCGGCTGCATGGTCAAGGTGCAGACCGCGGCGACCTCCGACGAGATGGTCGCGCTGATGAACGAGGGCGGCTTCGACCTGGTCACCGCCTCCGGCGACGCCTCGCTGCGGCTGATCTACGGCGAGCAGGTGCAGCCGATCAACATCGCGCTGGTGCCGAGCTGGGGCACGGTCGACCCGCGGCTGCAGGACGCGCCCTGGCACACGGTCGGCGGCGTGCACTACGGCGTGCCCTACCAGTGGGGCTCCAATGTGCTGGCCTACAACACCGAGGTGTTCCCGGAGCCGCCGCAGAGCTGGAGCGTGGTCTTCGCCGAGACGACGCTGCCCGACGGCCAGAGCAACGTCGGCCGGGTCGAGGCCTTCGACGGCCCGATCCACATCGCCGACGCGGCGCTCTATCTGATGCACAACCAGCCCGACCTGGGCATCACCAACCCCTATGAGCTGAACGAGACGCAGTATGCGGCCGCGCTCGACCTGCTGCGCCAGCAGCGCGAGCTGGTGCTGCGCTACTGGCACGACGCCTTCGTGCAGATCGACGACTTCACCAACGAGGGCGTGGTCGCCTCCGGCAGCTGGCCGTTCCAGGTCAACATCCTGCAGGCCGGCGGCGCGCCGATCGCCTCGACCATCCCGGCCGAGGGCGCGACCGGCTGGGCCGACACGCTGATGCTGCACGCCGAGGCGCCGAACCCGAACTGCGCCTACAAGTTCCTCGAGCACAGCCTGTCGTCGAACCTGCAGGGCGACCTCGCCGCCTGGTTCGGTTCGGTGCCGGCGGTGCCGGCCGCCTGCGGCACCTCAGAACTGCTCGGGCCGGAGGGCTGCAAGGTCAACGGCATGGACGACTTCGACAAGATCTGGTTCTGGCGCACGCCGCTGGCCGAATGCGACAGCCAGGAGGCCTGCGTGCCCTACTACCGCTGGGTCACCGACTACATCGCGGTGCTCGGCGGGCGCTGA